The Panthera uncia isolate 11264 chromosome C1 unlocalized genomic scaffold, Puncia_PCG_1.0 HiC_scaffold_3, whole genome shotgun sequence genome includes a region encoding these proteins:
- the LOC125910941 gene encoding proline-rich protein HaeIII subfamily 1-like codes for MASAAFGPVMAAPGPSPRRPVSPSPLSSPRRGTSTCAPRSGAPRSPRAPPRPETPIPRSRVQRRARNPPAPRGSGPSAVPAARAGTHPRTSPGRSPRSPSPLRHCPVRLPRWPRGGGSGAGPECRGPRAPCRTRAGPWPQGGARRASPRSARVRGPPPTPRWPRPQLATPPRDPAPRSSPARDPPPRQPSRPGPGPAPRLAEVPGVQRSPAVQGAPGAARPRDTHRPQPAGLRPHSAPGPDPRTCSFPRSPLSGWA; via the exons ATGGCCTCGGCGGCGTTTGGCCCGGTGATGGCCGCGCCGGGCCCCTCGCCCCGTCGCCCcgtctcccccagccccctttcCTCCCCACGGAGGGGGACTAGCACCTGCGCGCCCCGCTCGGGGGCTCCTCGTTCGCCCCGCGCCCCCCCGCGCCCCGAGACCCCCATCCCGCGCAGCCGCGTCCAGCGGCGGGCTCGGAACCCGCCAGCTCCGCGGGGAAGCGGGCCGAGCGCAGTCCCGGCCGCCCGCGCGGGGACACATCCCCGAACGTCCCCCGGCCGCAGCCCCCGGTCCCCCTCTCCGCTCCGCCACTGCCCGGTTCGACTCCCACGGTGGCCTCGAGGAGGCGGGAGCGGGGCCGGGCCGGAGTGCAGGGGGCCCCGTGCGCCCTGCCGGACGCGCGCGGGGCCCTGGCCGCAGGGGGGAGCGAGGCGCGCGTCCCCGCGCTCCGCCCGGGTCCGCggccccccgcccaccccgcgGTGGCCTCGCCCGCAGCTCGCGACCCCGC CTCGCGACCCCGCGCCTCGGAGCAGCCCTGCCcgcgacccccccccccggcagcccTCCCGGCCCGGCCCCGGGCCTGCGCCGCGCCTCGCCGAGGTCCCCGGGGTGCAGCGGTCCCCCGCAGTCCAGGGTGCCCCCGGTGCGGCGCGGCCTCGGGACACTCACCGCCCGCAGCCCGCGGGGCTGCGGCCTCACTCGGCTCCCGGCCCGGATCCGCGAACTTGCAGTTTTCCTCGGAGCCCCCTGAGCGGCTGGGCGTAG